The Rhodoferax ferrireducens T118 DNA segment AAAGCGACAAAAAAGCCGCTGAAGACAAGAAAAAAGCAGCCCAAGAGGCCCAGCGCAAGGAAACTATCCAAGCGCAAGAGGACGCCAGAAAACTGGCTGCCCAGCGCAAAGCCAATATCGAACGCATGACCGGCCTGGCAGGCGCCAGCGGCGGGCCCACGGCCAGGGGCACGCAACTGCAATCCAGCGGCCCGTCCGCCAGCTACGCCGGACGCATTCGCGCCCGCATCAAACCCAACATCGTGTTCGCCGACGACATCGGCGGCAACCCAGCTGCGGAAGTTGAAGTTCGTACCTCACCGGACGGCACCATCATCAGCCGCAAACTCACCAAATCCAGCGGCGTCAAATCATGGGATGAAGCCGTCCTGCGCGCCATCGATAAAACCGAGGTACTGCCGCGTGATGTCGACGGCCGCGTCATCAGCCCATTAACCATCAGCTTCACCCCAAAAGACTAAAACAAAGCGTCAAGTACACTTACAAAACCTAAAAATCAGTTAAAACTTGTCAAGGGAGCGGCCCATTGCGCCGCCCTCAGCAACAGGGCCTTGCTTAGTGTCAATCGAACCATCATCAGCCAGCAGTCCCGTACCGCAACATATTGCCGTCATCATGGATGGCAATCGGCGTTGGGCCAAGCAACACGGTTTACCCGTGGCGCTGGGCCATGCCAATGGCGCCCGCCAAGTGCGCAGAATTGTGCAAGCCTGCGCCGAGCGTGGCGTGCGCTACCTCACCCTGTTTGCCTTCAGCACCGAAAACTGGCGTCGCCCGCAGGACGAAGTCTCCAGCCTGATGGGCTTGATGACGCTCTACCTGCAAAAAGAAGTCAAGAACATGAGCGCCAAAGGCGTGCGCCTGAAGATCGTGGGCGACATCTCGGGCTTTAGTGCGCGCATTCAAGAGCTGATCCTTCAAGCGCAAGAAAAAACCGCCCACAACGACACCATCACCCTCACTATCGCCGCTAACTACGGCGGCCGCTGGGACATGGTCGAAGCCGTCAAGTCGTGGCAAACAGCGCACCCTGGCGAGTCTGTCAATGGGATCGATGAAGCGGCCCTGAGCGAGCACCTCGGTCTGTCCTATGCGCCCGACCCTGATTTACTCATTCGCACCGGCGGCGAGTCGCGCATCAGCAACTTCATGCTGTGGCAACTGGCCTACACCGAGCTCTTTTTCACCGACGCATTGTGGCCCAGCTTCACCCCCGACGAACTTGACCGCGCCCTTACCTGGTACGGCACACGCGAGCGCCGCTTTGGCGGTAGCACCAAAACCTGATCGGGCACAAACCACGATCAGTTCGGGTTTATGTATCAAATCAGCCTCCAGCCTCCGTTGAACAAGAGAAATGCGCTATTTAAAACATAGCGTTTATAGGCCGGCTGTCTGTCCTTGCAGGGTGGATTTCAGCCCAATTGGCCGACTGAATTCAGGATCGACCAGACACAAAGCCAAGCAGGCCAATAATGCAATAGGCTACACTGCCCCGCTTCGAGCGGCTGAGTCAACTAGCCAACACCTTCCAGAGAATCCAGTCAATGACGTTACATGAATTAGCTATTAGCTCGCACAAGAACGCCTTTAATTCACCCAAAACCGCGATCTGCGTCTTGATCGTTGCTAGTTTGTTCTCTGGCCTGAGCTCGGCGCAGGTTCTGGCGCCTCCTGGTGGGACTTCGGGTAGCGCAACTGGCTTCTCATCGGGCCCGTCGGTCGGTGCACCCGCCGCCGCAGGCTATCCGTCCTCGGCCCCATCAACCACACTCTCCCCTGCCGCCATGGCCGCTGCCCGCTCTGCGGGTCTCACTGACGCCGCAGGCAACCCGGTTGGCCCAGGCACCGACAAAGCTGACCTGAACACCGACAAAACCAACAGCGAAAGCTTTCGGGCCAAGCTCCCACCGCTGGGAACCAACCAGTTTGCCAAATTTGTCCAGGACACTACAGGCCGTACGCTACCCCTGTATGGTTACAACCTGTTTGACGGCAACGGCTTTCCCGCCCTCACCAACGTACCCGTTCCTGCCAACTATGTGCTGGGGCCAGGGGATGACATCAGCATCAAAATCTGGGGCGCTATTGACGTCAACCTTAACCTGCCGATAGACCGCAACGGCCAAGTCACCATCCCCAAAGTGGGTCCGCTCACCGTGGCGGGCACCCGTGCCGACCAGTTGGAGGCTTTGCTCAAGACCCACGTCGGCCGCGTGTACAACAACTTTGAGCTCAGCGCCACCTTGGGTCGCCTGCGCTCCATTCAGGTGTTTGTGGTCGGCCAGGCGCGCCAACCCGGTGTGCACACGGTGTCAAGCCTGTCCACACTCATCAGCGTCTTATTCGAGAGCGGCGGCCCCTCCGCCACCGGGTCCATGCGCCAGATCCAGCTCACGCGCGCTGGCAAAACAGTCTCCACCATCGATCTCTACAAGTTCATCCACAGCGGCGACACCAGCGCCGACGCGCGCCTGCTGCCCGGTGACGTCATCGTCATCCCCCCCGCTGGAGCACGCGTGGCCCTGTTGGGAGCGCTCGACAGCGCCGCCATCTACGAGCTCTCGGGCAAAGAAGAGACCCTGGCCAAGCTCTTGTCTTACGGCGGTGGCCAGCAAATTTTGACCACTCCGCACAAGGTTCTGGTTGAACGCATCAACCAGGCGCAGGACAAAGCCCCCCGCGTCATTGAAGAACGCGTCCTCAACGCCGACGGCCTCAATTCCACGGTGCGAGACGGCGACGTTGTCACCCTGTTCAAGATCAGCCCCGAGTTTGCCAACGCCGTCACTTTGCGCGGCAACGTGGCTAAACCTCTGCGCTATGCCTACCGCCCGGGCATGAAAGTGTCTGATCTGATCCCCGAGGTCAGTGCGCTGATTCAGGACGACTACTACAGCCGCAAAAACATTCTGGTGCAGTACCAGTCGCCCAGACTGTCCCTGACTGAACGTACGGCTGAAGGGTTTAGCTATGGTCGTGATGGCAACATAATGCAAAACGGGTCGAACAGGCAGTCCCCGGCAGACCGTACGTCTGAAGGGGGCAACTATGGTCGTGATGGCAACATGGAGCAAAACGGGTCGAATAAACAAGTCTCGGCAGAGCAAATCGTCACCGATGTTAAAAATCAGCTTAACGAAATTAATTGGGACTACGCCGCCATTGAGCGGCTCGATGCCAAGGAACTGCGCACCACACTGATTCCCTTCAACCTCGGCAAAGCCGTCAAAGACAGAGACCCTGTCAACGATCTCACGCTGCAAGCTGGCGATGTGGTCACCATTTTTAGTGTCAATGACCTGCCGGTGCCGGCCGAAAAACGCAGCCAGTTTGTGCGTGTTGGGGGTGAGGTGAAGGTGCCCGGCATTTACCAGATTCAGCCCGGCGAGACCCTGCCTGGTCTCATCCAAAGAGTCGGCGGCTTCAGCCAAAACGCCTTTGTCTATGGCACCGTCTTTACCCGTGAGTCCACCCGCGTCCAGCAGCAGGAAAACATCAACAAGTCGATGCGACGTATGGAGTCAGACATCAACGCGCAAACAGCCTCTGCATTGCAGAACGCCAGTAGCGCGGACAAAGCCACTACCCTGCAAGTGCAGATTGAAAATCAGAAAAATTTGCTAAGGCGCCTGCAGAGCCTCAAGGCCAACGGCCGCATTGCGCTGGAGTTGGACCCCGATAATCCCGTGCCGCCCGCCATTGCACTGGAAGACGGTGACCAAATCATCGTTCCGCACCGGCCCAGCTTTGTCGGCGTATTTGGCGAAGTGTTCGCCGAGAGCTCATTCATCTACAAACCCGGCTACACCGTCAGCCACTACATTGACAAAGCCGGCCTCACCCGCGACGCCGACACCGACAATCTGCTGCTGATCCGCGCCGACGGCTCGGTCGAAGGCAGTTCGCGCCGTTCATTGTTCTGGAGCAGCGGCGTGATGGACAAGAAGCTCAACCCCGGCGATTCCATTTTTGTGCCCGGCTTGATAGACCGCCGTACCGCCTACACCCAGTTCATGGAAGGCGCCAAGGACTGGACGACCCTCCTGTACCAGTTTGGCTTGGGCGCGGCCGCCCTGAAGACTATCCGCAACTAGAGGTGA contains these protein-coding regions:
- the uppS gene encoding polyprenyl diphosphate synthase, encoding MSIEPSSASSPVPQHIAVIMDGNRRWAKQHGLPVALGHANGARQVRRIVQACAERGVRYLTLFAFSTENWRRPQDEVSSLMGLMTLYLQKEVKNMSAKGVRLKIVGDISGFSARIQELILQAQEKTAHNDTITLTIAANYGGRWDMVEAVKSWQTAHPGESVNGIDEAALSEHLGLSYAPDPDLLIRTGGESRISNFMLWQLAYTELFFTDALWPSFTPDELDRALTWYGTRERRFGGSTKT
- a CDS encoding polysaccharide biosynthesis/export family protein, whose protein sequence is MTLHELAISSHKNAFNSPKTAICVLIVASLFSGLSSAQVLAPPGGTSGSATGFSSGPSVGAPAAAGYPSSAPSTTLSPAAMAAARSAGLTDAAGNPVGPGTDKADLNTDKTNSESFRAKLPPLGTNQFAKFVQDTTGRTLPLYGYNLFDGNGFPALTNVPVPANYVLGPGDDISIKIWGAIDVNLNLPIDRNGQVTIPKVGPLTVAGTRADQLEALLKTHVGRVYNNFELSATLGRLRSIQVFVVGQARQPGVHTVSSLSTLISVLFESGGPSATGSMRQIQLTRAGKTVSTIDLYKFIHSGDTSADARLLPGDVIVIPPAGARVALLGALDSAAIYELSGKEETLAKLLSYGGGQQILTTPHKVLVERINQAQDKAPRVIEERVLNADGLNSTVRDGDVVTLFKISPEFANAVTLRGNVAKPLRYAYRPGMKVSDLIPEVSALIQDDYYSRKNILVQYQSPRLSLTERTAEGFSYGRDGNIMQNGSNRQSPADRTSEGGNYGRDGNMEQNGSNKQVSAEQIVTDVKNQLNEINWDYAAIERLDAKELRTTLIPFNLGKAVKDRDPVNDLTLQAGDVVTIFSVNDLPVPAEKRSQFVRVGGEVKVPGIYQIQPGETLPGLIQRVGGFSQNAFVYGTVFTRESTRVQQQENINKSMRRMESDINAQTASALQNASSADKATTLQVQIENQKNLLRRLQSLKANGRIALELDPDNPVPPAIALEDGDQIIVPHRPSFVGVFGEVFAESSFIYKPGYTVSHYIDKAGLTRDADTDNLLLIRADGSVEGSSRRSLFWSSGVMDKKLNPGDSIFVPGLIDRRTAYTQFMEGAKDWTTLLYQFGLGAAALKTIRN